From Xiphophorus hellerii strain 12219 chromosome 20, Xiphophorus_hellerii-4.1, whole genome shotgun sequence, the proteins below share one genomic window:
- the ddi2 gene encoding protein DDI1 homolog 2 isoform X3, whose translation MLVTVFCAPRDRPETTFALDVSPELELRDFVALCELESGIPAGEIQITYVEQPLKDPTRALGTYGVKDGDVVVLRQADRRPPQTQPAFPGLPRIDFRSITVPGTSSSPNQLPAPQPRQQAPQQPPPPQPRPTQPSTPMAFRGSSPQGLDNPALLQQMLLSNPHELSLLKERNPPLAEALLSGDLERFTKVLLEQQQDRARREQERIRLLTADPFDLEAQAKIEEDIRQHNVEENMTIAMEEAPESFGQVVMLYINCKVNGHPVKAFVDSGAQMTIMSQACAERCNIMRLVDRRWAGIAKGVGTQKIIGRVHLAQVQIEGDFLPCSFSILEDQPMDMLLGLDMLKRHQCSIDLKKNLLIIGTTGTETRFLSEAELPECARLAYGPEGREDARPEEIADRELAEALQRSIQESGEH comes from the exons ATGCTGGTCACCGTTTTCTGCGCGCCGAGGGATCGCCCAGAAACCACGTTTGCCCTCGACGTGTCCCCGGAGCTGGAGCTGAGGGACTTTGTAGCACTTTGTGAACTGGAGTCAGGAATCCCAGCTGGGGAAATCCAG ATCACGTATGTAGAGCAGCCCCTAAAAGACCCCACCCGTGCCTTGGGGACTTACGGTGTCAAGGATGGAGATGTGGTTGTACTTCGACAAGCTGACAGAAGGCCTCCACAAACTCAACCAGCCTTTCCAG GCCTGCCCCGTATCGACTTCAGATCCATCACAGTCCCTGGCACCTCATCTTCACCCAATCAACTTCCTGCCCCGCAGCCGCGGCAACAAGCTCCGCAGCAGCCACCGCCGCCGCAGCCGCGCCCCACACAGCCTTCTACGCCGATGGCCTTTCGCGGCTCTTCGCCACAGGGCCTGGACAACCCCGCCTTACTACAACAGATGCTATTATCCAATCCACATGAGCTTTCCCTTCTCAAGGAGAGAAACCCTCCACTTGCTGAGGCCCTGCTGAGTGGAGATTTAG AGCGTTTCACCAAAGTGCTGCTGGAGCAACAACAGGATCGAGCCAGAAGAGAGCAAGAGCGAATCAGACTTCTGACCGCTGATCCGTTTGATTTGGAAGCTCAGGCAAAGATTGAGGAGGACATCAG GCAGCACAACGTGGAGGAGAATATGACAATTGCAATGGAGGAGGCCCCAGAAAGCTTTGGACAGGTGGTTATGCTGTACATTAACTGCAAAGTCAATGGCCATCCTGTGAAAGCTTTTGTTGACTCAG GAGCGCAGATGACCATCATGAGCCAGGCGTGTGCAGAGCGCTGCAACATCATGCGACTGGTGGACCGGCGCTGGGCGGGGATCGCCAAAGGAGTGGGCACTCAGAAGATCATCGGCAGAGTTCATTTGG CTCAGGTCCAAATAGAAGGAGACTTCCTTCCTTGTTCTTTCTCCATATTGGAGGACCAGCCGATGGACATGCTGCTAGGCCTGGACATGCTGAAGAGACATCAG TGTTCAATCGACTTGAAGAAGAACCTGCTCATTATCGGCACCACGGGCACCGAAACGCGCTTCCTGTCTGAGGCAGAACTGCCGGAGTGCGCCCGGCTCGCGTACGGACCAGAAGGACGTGAAGACGCGCGTCCAGAGGAGATCGCTGACAGAGAACTGGCAGAGGCGCTTCAGAGATCTATACAAGAGAGTG